A single genomic interval of Falco cherrug isolate bFalChe1 chromosome 8, bFalChe1.pri, whole genome shotgun sequence harbors:
- the RNF44 gene encoding LOW QUALITY PROTEIN: RING finger protein 44 (The sequence of the model RefSeq protein was modified relative to this genomic sequence to represent the inferred CDS: deleted 1 base in 1 codon): protein MLLPSPPPARAFRPPGSQSAVPGAGRERTALPARRTHVAASPWGRERRARRPRRGPAEPVAAGCGGAAGTGPGPLLGHGPRSPALPRVAARPRASKMAAERDTPGHVGRARAAPLPPPPPLPPPRPPRAPPGPPSVVTLVRCVPPPPVLKGAGTPPAPHPAPARRRLPGPPWPPGRPAPRKTKRHRKQRRRRGGRPGGGREAGGRAGGGRAEGQARARRRRTKSGGRGRGCRSGTGAAAQAIGAASKVLVSCPTWSLRSRVPIRLPTSPMRPWELAVNRRPPSAPFNQRRFSGGPCSSPDHLQRSPPARRQWGRRDRPLATLLGQDEPQLHPAFPQQPHIPVDEPRAYALPSTPPRMLHPAAHPPHQNPFMVDLHDQVHQGPVPLSYTVTTVTTQGFPIHAGQHIPGCSTQQLPACSVMFSGQHYPLCCLPPPLIQACAMQQLPVSYQTFPPIISSDHYILHPPPPPVPPHQPPHMAPLGQFVPLQAQHPRMPLQRIDNDVDLRGEQHPIAGFTYPPSHHAPTLSPSVPLHYLPHDPLHQELPFGVPYPHMMPRRLNTQRYRLQQALPPPPPPPPPPPYYPSFLPYFLSMLPVSPTAVGPTISLDLDVDDVEMENYEALLNLAERLGEAKPRGLTKADIEHLPSYRFNPESHQSEQTLCVVCFSDFEARQLLRVLPCNHEFHAKCVDKWLKANRTCPICRADASEVQREAD from the exons ATGCTCCTGCCGtcgcctccccccgcccgggccTTCCGCCCACCTGGCAGCCAGAGCGCGGTGCCGGGGGCCGGCCGGGAGCGCACGGCGCTGCCGGCCCGCCGGACTCACGTAGCTGCCAGCCCGTggggccgggagcggcgggcgAGGCGCCCTCGGCGCGGCCCCGCAGAGCCCGTCGCGGCGGGGtgcggcggcgcggccggtACCGGGCCCGGGCCGTTGCTAGGACACGGCCCGCGgagcccggcgctgccccgcgtggcggcccggccccgcgcctcCAAGATGGCTGCGGAGCGTGACACGCCTGGTCACGTGGGGCGCGCGCGCGCCGCaccgcttcccccccccccccccctcccccccccccgcccgccgcgcgcgCCCCCGGGGCCTCCGAGTGTTGTGACTCTTGTCCGGTgcgtcccgccgccgccggttCTTAAAGGGGCAGGCACCCCCCCTGCGCCCCatcccgccccggcccggcggcggctg CCTGGCCCGCCGTggccgcccggccgccccgcgccgcggaAAACAAAGAGGCACCGGAAACAGCGGCGGCGGAGAGggggccggcccggcggggggcgggaggcgggagggagggccggcggcgggcgggcggaggggCAGGCCCGGGCCCGGCGTCGGCGAACAAAgagcggcgggagggggcgggggtGCCGCAGCGGCACCGGAGCGGCGGCCCAGGCCATCGGTGCAG CATCCAAGGTGCTGGTGTCTTGCCCTACCTGGAGCCTGAGGTCCCGTGTGCCCATCCGCCTCCCGACGTCACCAATGCGACCATGGGAACTGGCAGTGAATAGGCGGCCGCCCTCTGCCCCTTTTAACCAGCGCCGTTTCTCGGGGggaccctgcagcagccccgACCATCTCCAGCGAAG cccccctgccaGGCGTCAGTGGGGACGACGCGACCGACCTCTGGCAACTCTGCTGGGCCAGGATGAGCCCCAGCTGcaccctgccttcccccagcaGCCGCACATCCCTGTAGATGAGCCCCGTGCCTACGCTCTCCCCAGCACGCCGCCACGAATGCTTCACCCAGCCGctcacccaccccaccagaACCCATTCATGGTGGATCTGCATGACCAG GTGCACCAGGGACCTGTCCCTCTCTCCTATACGGTTACCACCGTCACGACGCAAGGCTTCCCCATCCACGCCGGCCAGCACATCCCTgggtgcagcacccagcagctcccagcatgctCAGTGATGTTCAGTGGACAGCACTACCCGCTCTGCTGCCTCCCGCCCCCG CTGATCCAGGCATGTGCCATGCAACAGCTTCCCGTCTCCTACCAGACGTTCCCCCCCATCATCTCCAGCGACCACTACATCCTGCACCCTCCGCCGCCGCCAGTGCCCCCACACCAGCCGCCCCACATGGCCCCCCTGGGGCAGTTTGTACCTCTCCAAGCCCAGCATCCGCGCATG CCTCTGCAGAGGATAGACAATGACGTGGACCTGCGAGGGGAGCAGCACCCCATCGCGGGCTTCACGTACCCCCCGTCCCACCACGCTCCCACGCTGTCCCCCTCTGTGCCGCTGCATTACCTCCCCCACGACCCACTGCACCAAGAACTGCCATTTGGCGTG CCATACCCCCACATGATGCCCCGGCGGCTGAACACCCAGCGGTACCGGCTGCAGCAggcgctgccccccccgccccccccgccgccgccccccccgtACTACCCGAGCTTCCTGCCCTACTTCCT ctctATGCTTCCTGTGTCGCCAACAGCCGTGGGGCCCACGATCAGCCTAGACCTGGACGTGGATGATGTGGAGATGGAGAATTACGAG GCGCTGCTGAACCTGGCCGAGCGGCTGGGGGAGGCCAAGCCGCGGGGACTCACCAAAGCAGACATCGAGCACCTCCCGTCCTACCGCTTCAACCCTGAGAGCCACCAGTCTGAGCAGACCCT GTGCGTCGTGTGCTTCAGCGACTTCGAGGCCCGGCAGCTTCTCCGCGTCCTGCCCTGCAACCACGAGTTCCACGCTAAGTGTGTCGACAAATGGTTAAAG GCAAACCGCACGTGCCCCATCTGCCGGGCAGACGCGTCGGAGGTGCAGCGGGAGGCGGACTGA